A portion of the Veillonellaceae bacterium genome contains these proteins:
- the asnB gene encoding asparagine synthase (glutamine-hydrolyzing), with translation MCGITGIVDWERNLEGQKLVLEAMVEKLTARGPDASGFYITPQAALGHRRLSVMDPANGAQPMIRQRGNHNCILTYNGELYNMPKLRSDLEARGYVFRTNCDTEVLLTSYIEWGLGCVERFNGIFAFAVWDEQKQQLFLARDRIGVKPLFYTVGAHSFIFASELKALLAHPDVKPVIDGEGLAEIFMIGPARTPGHGVFRNVHELKPGHSMIYDHNGVRITQYWALSSQPHGDDFSTTVTTVADLLHDTVKRQLVADVPVCTLLSGGLDSSALTALAAMSYTQKGARVDTYSVDYRDNDKYFQASSFQPNADAPWVEKVSSFLGTNHYNVLLDSHELAKALPAAALSRDLPGMADVDTSLYLFCREIKKGATVALSGECADEVFGGYPWFYHKDMIWADTFPWAPNPQIRIGWLSSEVKDAIAPLDYVKERYRQAVNEVPRLAGEDSESARMREIFYLSLTRWMPTLLDRKDRMSMAFGLEVRVPYCDHRLVEYAWNVPWAMKNYRNREKGLLRQALTGILPEDVLWRKKSPYPKTHNPAYLATVSRWATEILQDTSSPLIPLVNRDKILELAGSDFAASNIPWFGQLMSGPQLFAYLIQIDTWLREYKVEVKL, from the coding sequence AAAACTGGTACTGGAAGCAATGGTAGAAAAGCTAACGGCGCGTGGACCTGATGCTTCGGGTTTTTATATTACGCCGCAGGCTGCGCTGGGACATCGCCGACTTAGCGTAATGGATCCGGCAAATGGGGCGCAGCCCATGATCAGACAGCGTGGAAATCATAATTGTATACTTACCTATAATGGCGAGCTATACAATATGCCCAAGTTAAGGAGTGATCTTGAGGCCAGAGGTTACGTATTTCGGACCAATTGTGACACTGAAGTGCTGTTAACGTCTTACATTGAATGGGGGCTGGGTTGCGTAGAGCGGTTCAATGGTATCTTTGCATTTGCAGTTTGGGACGAACAGAAACAACAGCTGTTTTTAGCGCGGGACCGAATAGGTGTAAAACCGCTCTTTTACACAGTCGGAGCTCATTCCTTTATCTTTGCCTCGGAGTTAAAGGCGCTTTTGGCGCATCCAGACGTAAAACCTGTTATTGATGGTGAGGGGCTTGCTGAAATATTTATGATCGGGCCAGCCCGCACACCAGGTCATGGGGTATTTCGCAATGTACATGAATTAAAGCCAGGTCACTCTATGATCTATGATCATAATGGCGTGAGGATAACACAATACTGGGCGCTTTCGAGTCAGCCGCATGGTGATGATTTCTCAACAACTGTAACAACTGTTGCGGACTTGCTGCATGATACAGTAAAACGGCAGCTTGTAGCCGATGTTCCTGTCTGCACCTTACTGTCGGGCGGTCTTGATTCAAGTGCACTGACGGCGCTCGCAGCCATGTCCTATACGCAGAAAGGCGCGCGCGTAGATACTTACTCAGTTGATTATCGTGATAACGATAAGTATTTTCAGGCCAGCAGCTTTCAGCCAAATGCCGATGCGCCCTGGGTGGAAAAGGTTTCGAGTTTCTTAGGGACCAATCATTACAATGTACTGCTGGATTCACATGAGCTGGCTAAGGCGCTTCCAGCAGCAGCATTATCACGCGATCTGCCAGGCATGGCCGATGTTGATACCTCGTTGTATTTGTTTTGCCGCGAAATTAAAAAAGGCGCTACGGTTGCTTTGTCGGGTGAGTGCGCTGATGAGGTCTTCGGGGGTTATCCTTGGTTTTATCATAAAGATATGATTTGGGCCGACACGTTCCCTTGGGCGCCTAATCCTCAAATTAGGATTGGATGGCTGTCGTCAGAGGTTAAAGACGCTATTGCGCCGCTAGACTATGTTAAAGAACGTTACCGGCAAGCTGTTAATGAAGTGCCGCGTCTTGCGGGGGAAGACAGTGAGTCAGCCAGAATGCGGGAAATATTCTATCTTAGCCTGACTCGCTGGATGCCGACGCTTCTGGACAGAAAAGATCGAATGAGTATGGCCTTTGGCTTAGAAGTCCGGGTGCCATACTGCGACCATCGCCTTGTGGAATATGCTTGGAATGTTCCTTGGGCTATGAAAAATTACCGTAATCGGGAAAAGGGATTGCTAAGGCAGGCGCTTACCGGGATTTTACCGGAGGATGTTTTATGGCGCAAAAAGAGCCCTTATCCTAAAACTCATAATCCGGCCTATTTAGCCACAGTTTCCCGCTGGGCAACTGAGATACTTCAAGACACATCATCGCCCCTTATACCGCTGGTCAATCGTGACAAAATCCTGGAGTTGGCCGGCTCGGATTTCGCAGCTTCAAATATTCCGTGGTTTGGCCAGCTTATGAGCGGGCCGCAGTTATTCGCCTATCTTATCCAGATTGATACATGGCTTCGGGAATATAAAGTTGAAGTAAAATTATAG
- a CDS encoding DUF4878 domain-containing protein produces MNKKLRTLLAASMLLVILVVAGCGGGSSAKRIAGLSADGVVKTFFETAKAGKLSEAALYVSPDSKSNISTVKKFMTGQFGLEQIKDANLLSVKKVAEKGDYAVVLTTLQEKQGSLNVSVKPVGLMKVSGEWYIVDADQIYTDAKYKALQQLLANI; encoded by the coding sequence ATGAACAAGAAACTGAGAACTTTATTAGCCGCAAGCATGCTGTTAGTTATTCTGGTAGTCGCCGGGTGCGGCGGTGGATCAAGTGCCAAGCGTATAGCGGGACTTTCTGCTGACGGTGTAGTAAAGACTTTCTTTGAAACAGCCAAAGCCGGTAAACTTAGTGAAGCCGCCTTATATGTGTCGCCTGATTCCAAAAGCAACATTTCGACTGTTAAAAAGTTTATGACAGGTCAGTTTGGTTTAGAGCAAATTAAAGATGCGAATCTGCTGTCTGTTAAAAAGGTTGCTGAAAAAGGCGATTATGCTGTAGTTTTAACAACACTCCAGGAAAAGCAAGGCAGTCTGAATGTTAGCGTAAAGCCGGTTGGCCTTATGAAAGTCAGCGGTGAATGGTATATTGTTGACGCCGATCAAATTTATACTGATGCTAAGTATAAAGCGCTTCAACAACTGTTGGCTAATATTTAA